Proteins from a genomic interval of Phlebotomus papatasi isolate M1 chromosome 3, Ppap_2.1, whole genome shotgun sequence:
- the LOC129806440 gene encoding putative inositol monophosphatase 3 has product MNLGGSIRINKCGLLILFTALFFLTYYVLIGSPNPSELVTRDPNSVNLRKLLIGAIQAAEKGGVEVVTVSKSADFHVKSKGKTAEGANNPVTEADFKSHCVMQFGLHHIFPRLRIISEEDSSKMVCPDVKLFDLDPTVLRETLTIPDETVDIDDVTVWIDPLDATQEYTEHLFEYVTTMVCVAIKGKPTIGVIHNPFTQKTTWAWAGVASSEDLHRVKKEDVSDRVTVIVSRSHTGEARNFSRGVFGENMQILTAAGAGYKVLQIISGNATAYLHTTAIKKWDICAGDAILRAVDGKMTNLFNEELSYGPNEPVLNAKGLLAAFRNNHEKYIERIIDYKANKV; this is encoded by the exons ATGAATCTGGGTGGCTCAATACGTATCAATAAGTGTGGACTGCTCATCCTGTTTACTGCTCTCTTCTTTCTTACATACTATGTGCTAATTGGGAGTCCTAATCCCTCGGAATTGGTCACCAGAGACCCCAATTCTGTGAATCTACGGAAGCTTCTAATTGGCGCTATTCAGGCAGCTGAAAAG GGAGGCGTGGAAGTGGTGACAGTGTCCAAAAGTGCAGATTTCCATGTCAAGAGCAAGGGAAAGACAGCTGAAGGGGCTAATAATCCTGTAACAGAGGCTGACTTCAAATCCCACTGTGTTATGCAGTTTGGGCTTCATCATATCTTCCCCCGATTGAGGATCATCTCCGAAGAGGACTCCAGCAAGATGGTCTGTCCAGATGTAAAGCTTTTCGATCTGGATCCAACAGTTCTCAGAGAGACTCTGACCATTCCTGACGAAACTGTTGACATTGACGATGTAACTGTTTGGATTGATCCATTGGACGCTACTCAGGAATACACAGAGCATCTCTTTGAGTACGTTACGACAATGGTGTGCGTGGCCATCAAGGGAAAGCCCACAATTGGAGTAATTCACAATCCCTTTACCCAGAAGACCACATGGGCTTGGGCAGGAGTTGCCTCTTCGGAGGATTTACATAGGGTCAAGAAGGAGGACGTTAGCGATAGAGTGACTGTGATTGTGTCTCGTTCGCACACGGGAGAAGCAAGGAACTTCTCGAGGGGTGTCTTTGGGGAGAATATGCAAATTTTGACAGCAGCTGGGGCTGGATATAAGGTTCTCCAGATTATTTCTGGCAATGCCACAGCCTACCTTCACACGACAGCCATCAAGAAATGGGACATCTGCGCTGGAGATGCTATTCTACGAGCTGTCGATGGAAAGATGACTAATTTGTTCAATGAGGAGCTAAGTTATGGGCCCAATGAACCCGTACTGAATGCCAAAGGACTCCTGGCAGCTTTCAGGAACAACCATGAGAAATACATTGAACGTATCATTGACTACAAAGCCAACAAAGTTTGA
- the LOC129806442 gene encoding uncharacterized protein LOC129806442 produces the protein MINRSHWGGFTDGSDKKKENQPNDIIYSESRCDLLAELQQSRETHQAQTEKLHSENVIVTQTVEVINQREMIQTLIDTYVDKSGLNYVLNPCQKMPRIEFPPGNSANLIKENNNPFCFNQPRETRFTRGEQTKTFPRLERAEVDAAIRRSLGGLLKVAGFTEAQDSAMVMFVDAVDYFYKSLMEYSNEMISQNPDTERHRHFDVMTLEKAYMAMSGRSLTTLHNYYKDNVIGRNRIEIKDFKNISQEYNKFMQESQNMHKSSSSIKEEDYLAFMDFSVASRADSSVQENPQSNIQSESGDLSGFRDIFEGDLLSTGTTDGSSSSQQGLEPGLG, from the exons ATGATAAATCGATCTCATTGGGGTGGTTTCACGGATGGAAGTGacaaaaagaaggaaaatcaACCGAATGATATAATTTACTCAGAAAGTCGATGCGATCTCCTTGCAGAGCTGCAACAAAGCAGAGAAACTCATCAGGCTCAAACGGAAAA GCTACATTCGGAAAATGTTATCGTCACGCAAACAGTTGAGGTGATAAATCAACGTGAAATGATACAAACTCTCATTGATACTTATGTTGACAAATCG GGTCTCAATTATGTCCTCAATCCTTGTCAGAAAATGCCAAGAATTGAGTTCCCACCGGGAAATTCGGCCAATTTGATCAAGGAGAACAACAATCCGTTCTGCTTCAATCAACCGCGAGAGACAAGATTCACTCGTGGAGAGCAAACAAAAACCTTCCCAAGATTGGAAAGAGCTGAAGTAGATGCAGCAATTAGGAGATCACTGGGAGGACTGCTAAAAGTGGCAGGATTCACAGAGGCTCAGGATTCAGCAATGGTAATGTTCGTCGATGCTGTCGATTATTTCTACAAATCTCTAATGGAGTACAGCAATGAGATGATATCCCAAAATCCAGACACGGAGAGGCATCGACATTTCGATGTGATGACTCTGGAAAAAGCCTACATGGCCATGAGTGGAAGATCTCTAACAACACTCCACAATTACTACAAGGACAACGTGATTGGGAGGAACAGGATTGAGATTAAGGACTTCAAGAATATCTCTCAGGAATACAATAAATTCATGCAGGAGAGTCAGAATATGCATAAATCCAGTTCATCGATCAAGGAGGAGGATTATTTGGCCTTTATGGACTTTTCCGTGGCTTCCAGGGCAGATTCTTCCGTCCAGGAGAACCCACAATCGAACATTCAGTCGGAAAGTGGAGATTTGAGTGGCTTCAGGGATATCTTTGAGGGAGATCTCCTGTCTACGGGCACTACGGATGGTAGCAGTAGTTCACAGCAGGGACTCGAGCCGGGCCTGGGTTAG
- the LOC129806441 gene encoding protein Mo25: protein MPLWKSQKSPAELVKALKESVNSLERGDKKAEKAQEDVSKNLVLIKNMLYGTSDAEPQTDYIVAQLSQELYNSNLLLLLIQNLNRIDFEGKKDVAQVFNNVLRRQIGTRSPTVEYICTKPEILFTLMAGYEHQEIALNCGTMLRECARYEALAKIMLHSDEFFNFFRYVEVSTFDIASDAFSTFKELLTRHKILCAEFLETNYDKVFSHYQRLLNSENYVTRRQSLKLLGELLLDRHNFTVMTKYISNPDNLKLMMNMLKEKSRNIQFEAFHVFKVFVANPNKPKPILDILLRNQEKLVDFLTKFHTDRSEDEQFNDEKAYLIKQIKELKPAPEQ from the exons ATGCCTCTCTGGAAATCACAGAAGTCTCCGGCAGAACTGGTGAAGGCTCTCAAGGAGTCAGTTAATTCACTTGAACGGGGTGACAAGAAGGCAGAGAAGGCTCAAGAGGATGTCAGTAAGAATCTA GTACTTATCAAGAATATGCTGTACGGAACTTCAGATGCTGAACCACAGACAGATTACATCGTGGCCCAATTGTCTCAGGAGCTGTACAATAGTAATTTACTGCTGTTGCTCATACAAAACCTCAACCGGATTGACTTTGAGGGGAAGAAGGATGTGGCGCAGGTCTTCAACAATGTACTGAGACGACAAATTGGCACGAGATCACCAACAGTTGAATACATCTGTACAAAGCCAGAGATTTTATTCACACTGATGGCTGGGTATGAGCATCAGGAGATTGCACTAAATTGTGGTACGATGCTTCGTGAATGTGCAAGATATGAGGCATTGGCCAAAATAATGCTGCATTCggatgaatttttcaattttttccgcTATGTCGAAGTATCGACATTTGACATTGCTTCAGATGCATTCTCCACATTTAAGGAGCTGCTGACGAGGCACAAGATTCTCTGTGCTGAGTTTCTTGAGACAAACTATGATAAAGTGTTTTCGCACTATCAGCGACTACTGAATTCGGAAAATTATGTCACACGGAGGCAAAGTCTCAAGCTGCTCGGAGAGTTGCTGCTGGACAGGCACAACTTTACG GTTATGACAAAGTACATTTCGAATCCGGACAATTTGAAGCTTATGATGAATATGTTGAAAGAGAAATCGAGAAATATACAATTTGAAGCCTTCCATGTATTCAAG GTATTTGTGGCGAATCCAAATAAACCGAAGCCAATACTGGACATTTTGCTGCGAAATCAGGAGAAGTTGGTAGattttctcacgaaattccACACAGATCGATCCGAAGATGAACAGTTTAATGACGAAAAAGCTTATCTTATTAAGCAAATAAAAGAACTCAAGCCAGCCCCTGAacaatag